In Oryza brachyantha chromosome 1, ObraRS2, whole genome shotgun sequence, the following are encoded in one genomic region:
- the LOC102711750 gene encoding 2-oxoglutarate-dependent dioxygenase DAO, translating to MATTSFLTYLQRPRELPVPEFRAPPPSPVTGVLTSSSSGSSGYGEHPDSNEDDEIGRFLRCSARVPVLRLPERAVPRKKKAWAPPVIDVRLLVLPEAGGPVAEALRSAAVAFGCFQVIGHGVDRNLVSAALRHVAARATTPGPEEMEINGGDEDGEEMWWSPGGEQKMAGNWALQSGGSHFRNTTDALFTQLEQTATKIMDTLRRDGAVATATESVAGANRNDSLLCIRKHRCKHGDRGLGGPISHDDILRMLVRSSRCSRALALHLCPGASAFNVFSQRGLSRFRPLDGAVVVTVGDQLQAWNGGLYKSVAGKPAYSNDNLRGDGGDVVASAEYFHCFPSAGTASEGFDVDAGKIIPLNLQFMVAACLVLGYHFLMSCLHAAW from the exons ATGGCCACTACATCTTTTCTTACATATCTTCAGAGGCCGAGAGAACTCCCGGTGCCGGAGTTCCGGgcaccgccgccttctccggtCACCGGCGTCCTTACAAGCAGTAGCTCCGGATCATCCGGCTACGGCGAGCACCCTGACAGCAACGAAGACGACGAGATCGGCAGGTTCTTGCGCTGCTCCGCCAGAGTTCCGGTGCTGCGGCTGCCGGAGAGGGCCGTCCCGCGGAAGAAGAAAGCGTGGGCACCTCCGGTCATCGACGTGCGCCTGCTGGTCTTGCCGGAGGCCGGCGGTCCAGTCGCGGAGGCGCTGAGGTCGGCAGCTGTCGCGTTTGGCTGCTTCCAGGTGATCGGCCATGGGGTCGACCGGAACTTGGTCTCAGCAGCGTTACGTCATGTGGCAGCAAGGGCGACAACGCCGGGGCCGGAAGAGATGGAGATCAACGGAGGCGACGAGGACGGTGAGGAGATGTGGTGGTCGCCGGGTGGAGAGCAAAAAATGGCGGGAAATTGGGCGCTCCAAAGTGGCGGCAGCCACTTCAG AAACACCACAGACGCTTTGTTCACTCAGCTGGAGCAAACTGCAACCAAAATCATGGACACCCTGCGGCGAGACGGCGCTGTTGCCACTGCCACGGAATCCGTCGCCGGAGCCAACAGAAACGACTCGCTTCTCTGCATCCGCAAGCACCGCTGCAAGCACGGCGACCGCGGCTTGGGTGGCCCGATCAGCCACGACGACATCCTGAGGATGCTGGTCCGGAGCTCGCGGTGCTCGCGGGCCCTCGCCCTCCACCTCTGCCCCGGTGCCTCGGCGTTCAACGTCTTCTCCCAGCGAGGCCTGTCCAGATTCAGGCCCCTCGATGGCGCggtcgtcgtcaccgtcggcGACCAGCTCCAG GCATGGAACGGTGGGCTCTACAAGAGCGTGGCCGGGAAACCGGCGTACAGCAATGACAACCTccgaggagacggcggcgatgtTGTCGCCTCGGCGGAGTACTTCCACTGCTTCCCTTCGGCCGGCACGGCGAGCGAGGGGTTCGACGTGGATGCCGGAAAGATTATCCCGTTGAACCTGCAGTTCATGGTGGCCGCTTGCCTTGTGCTTGGATACCACTTTCTCATGTCATGCTTGCACGCAGCCTGGTGA
- the LOC107305105 gene encoding uncharacterized protein LOC107305105, with translation METDTDAAVLALKAGGVDEEQQQEEARSVRCECCGMAEDCTPGYIGRVRERFGGRWVCGLCAEAVSERRRREPALTVGEAVESHASLCDRFNSTVRLNPTLSLARSMRDIARTSCLSRHRSARAAACGAPDKISRVESCPLPYV, from the exons ATG GAGACTGACACCGATGCGGCAGTACTAGCGCTGAAGGCTGGCGGCGTGGatgaggagcagcagcaggaggaggcgcggAGCGTGCGGTGCGAGTGCTGCGGCATGGCGGAGGACTGCACCCCGGGGTACATCGGCCGCGTCAGGGAGCGCTTCGGCGGGCGGTGGGTGTGCGGGCTGTGCGCGGAGGCCgtgagcgagcggcggcggcgcgagccgGCGCTGACGGTGGGCGAGGCCGTCGAGTCGCACGCGTCGCTCTGCGACAGGTTCAACAGCACCGTGCGGCTCAACCCCACGCTGTCGCTCGCCCGCTCCATGCGCGACATCGCCAGGACCAGCTGCCTCAGCCGGCACCgctccgcgcgcgcggcggcctgCGGCGCCCCCGACAAGATCAGCAGGGTCGAGAGCTGCCCGCTGCCATACGTTTGA
- the LOC102712030 gene encoding casein kinase 1-like protein HD16, with product MPVLRSAARRAREAQDNPAAAGTPTPPPAGTPTPPPARRRRAARRKEPEGAVEAAPEVEERKEEEIEFADFEGGGGGEKQMDDPDSGARSADKQAVEDEGNTTPVPDTVQVGNSPKYRVDKKLGKGGFGQVYVGRRMLANGPGAAEVALKFEHRTSKGCNHGPPYEWQVYNTLGGIHGVPRVHYKGRQGEYYVMVMDMLGPSLWDVWNNNSHTMSVEMVACIAIEAISILEKMHSKGYVHGDVKPENFLLGPIGTPEEKRLFLVDLGLATKWKDSSTGQHVEYDQRPDVFRGTVRYASVHAHLGRIGSRRDDLESLAYTLVFLLRGRLPWQGYQGENKGFLVCKKKMATSPESLCCFCPQPFREFVEYVVNLKFDEEPNYAKCISLFDTVVGPNPDIRPINTDGAQKLIHQVGQKRGRLLMEEETDEQPKKKIRMGMPATQWISVYNARRPMKQRYHYNVADSRLVQHIDKGNEDGLFISCITSCSNLWALIMDAGTGFTSQVYELSPHFLHKEWIMDQWERNYYITALAGANNGSSLVVMSKGTMYTQQSYKVSDTFPFKWINKKWRDGFYVTSMATAGSRWAVVMSRNAGFSDQVVELDFLYPSEGIHKRWDNGYRITATAATWDQAAFVLSVPRRKPTDETQETLRTSAFPSQHVKEKWSKNLYLASVCYGRTVS from the exons ATGCCTGTGCTGCGtagcgcggcgaggagggcccGAGAGGCGCAAGATaatccggcggcggcggggacacCGACCCCACCGCCGGCGGGGACACCGAccccaccgccggcgaggagacgaagggcggcgaggaggaaggagcCAGAAGGCGCCGTAGAGGCTGCTCCGGAGGTggaagagaggaaggaggaggagatcgagtTCGCGGATTTCgaagggggaggcggcggcgagaagcAGATGGACGACCCGGACAGCGGGGCGCGCAGCGCCGACAAACAGGCCGTCGAGGATGAGGGGAATACTACTCCAGTCCCTGATACG GTCCAGGTGGGCAATTCACCTAAGTATAGAGTTGACAAAAAACTTGGCAAGGGAGGATTTGGCCAAGTATATGTTGGCCGCCGCATGTTAGCTAACGGTCCAGGTGCTGCTGAG GTGGCGTTAAAGTTTGAACACAGGACCAGTAAAGGATGCAACCATGGGCCCCCTTACGAATGGCAGGTTTACAA CACCCTTGGCGGCATTCACGGGGTACCTCGAGTCCACTACAAAGGGCGTCAAGGCGAATACTATGTTATG GTTATGGATATGCTGGGACCCAGTCTTTGGGATGTTTGGAATAATAATTCTCACAC AATGTCTGTTGAGATGGTTGCATGCATCGCTATTGAAGCTATCTCCATTCTTGAGAAAATGCATTCAAAAGG ATATGTTCATGGGGATGTCAAACCTGAAAATTTCTTGCTAGGACCTATTGGAACTCCTGAAGAAAAGAGACTCTTCCTCGTTGATCTTGGATTAG CTACCAAGTGGAAGGATAGTTCAACTGGCCAACATGTTGAGTATGACCAGCGACCTGATGTTTTCAG GGGGACAGTTCGCTATGCCAGTGTTCATGCACATCTAGGGAGAATAGGTAGCAGGAGGGATGATTTAGAATCTCTAGCTTATACGCTAGTCTTCCTTCTACGAGGACGTCTACCTTGGCAAGGTTATCAG GGTGAAAATAAGGGCTTCCTTGTgtgcaaaaagaaaatggcCACGTCTCCAGAATCTCTGTGTTGTTTTTGCCCACAACCCTTTAGGGAGTTTGTAGAGTATGTGGTCAACTTGAAGTTTGATGAAGAACCTAACTACGCAAAGTGTATATCCCTTTTTGATACTGTAGTGGGCCCAAATCCAGATATTAGACCAATTAACACTGATGGTGCCCAGAAG CTTATACATCAAGTTGGCCAGAAGAGAGGTCGCTTATTGATGGAAGAAGAGACAGATGAACAACCAAAGAAGAAAATCAGGATGGGGATGCCCGCAACGCAGTGGATTAGTGTTTATAATGCCAGACGGCCTATGAAACAAAG GTATCACTACAATGTTGCAGATTCAAGGCTTGTACAACACATTGACAAAGGGAATGAAGATGGTCTCTTTATCAGTTGCATAACATCTTGCTCCAATCTCTGGGCACTAATCATGGATGCTGGTACTGGGTTCACTTCTCAGGTTTATGAGCTTTCGCCACATTTTCTTCACAAG GAATGGATTATGGACCAATGGGAAAGGAACTATTATATAACTGCACTTGCAGGAGCAAATAATGGCAGTTCCCTGGTAGTGATGTCAAAAG GAACAATGTATACACAGCAGTCCTACAAGGTAAGTGATACTTTCCCTTTCAAATGGATAAACAAGAAATGGCGAGATGGTTTCTATGTGACTTCCATGGCAACAGCTGGAAGTAGATGGGCAGTTGTTATGTCACGTAACGCTGGATTTTCTGATCAG GTTGTTGAACTGGATTTCCTGTACCCCAGTGAGGGAATTCACAAGAGATGGGACAATGGTTATCGGATAACTGCAACTGCTGCTACCTGGGATCAAGCTGCATTCGTTTTAAGTGTACCAAGAAGGAAGCCTACAGATGAAACTCAGGAGACACTGAGGACATCTGCTTTCCCTAGTCAACATGTGAAG GAGAAATGGTCCAAGAATCTCTACCTTGCATCAGTATGCTATGGACGTACTGTATCCTAG
- the LOC107305127 gene encoding uncharacterized protein LOC107305127: MEFRSSAGEEQPAGLGALTYARVIQRSDGDSSVLADDALLQAPGAAGAGGAADEQQQQQDEARSVRCECCGVAEDCTPTYIGRVRERFDGRWVCGICAEAVSELRRRDPALAVREAVASHAALCAEFNATVRANPALCLARCMRNIVRIRISCRSRSGDDSSPSPAPDGGAMIGRRTQSCALPYV; encoded by the exons ATGGAGTTCAGGAGTTCTGCTGGCGAAGAGCAGCCCGCTGGCCTCGGGGCCCTCACG TATGCTCGCGTGATACAACGCTCTGACGGCGACAGCAGTGTACTCGCGGACGACGCGCTACTGCAAGCTccaggcgccgccggcgccggcggggcagcggacgagcagcagcagcagcaggatgAGGCACGGAGCGTGCGGTGCGAGTGCTGCGGGGTGGCAGAGGACTGCACCCCGACGTACATCGGCCGCGTGCGGGAGCGGTTCGACGGCCGGTGGGTCTGCGGCATAtgcgcggaggcggtgagcGAGCTGCGCAGGCGCGACCCGGCGCTGGCGGTGCGCGAGGCCGTGGCGTCCCACGCGGCGCTGTGCGCCGAGTTCAACGCCACCGTGCGCGCCAACCCGGCGCTCTGCCTCGCGCGTTGCATGCGCAACATCGTCAGGATCAGGATCAGCTGCCGCAGCCGGAGCGGGGACgactcctcgccgtcgcccgctccAGACGGTGGCGCCATGATCGGTCGTAGGACCCAGAGCTGCGCGCTGCCGTATGTTTGA
- the LOC102711479 gene encoding kinesin-like protein KIN-14C, translating to MGTVNGEYEDFDAANRRAEVIDWLGGLLPNFDLPLDSSDEELRDYLIDGAALCYIADKLMPGVLEGMWGGYASDQRSNVKKFLSVVAEMGLPGFSVKDLEEGSMSSIVECLLAIKDSVTTQLGGHISNCATKTPIRRKLELRETDGPVLSVATPGRRSPGEERRKGFWDPKSQQRSPLLSGQMVNEVVQFKQGSYMDLPAAKISEMLHSNSLDNAPTQSLLRVVNGILDESIERKRGEIPHRVVHLLRNVIQEIEHRICIQADHIRNQNSITKTREDKYRSKIKALETLVNGTNEENEIAINRLEVVKVEKTKIDEKRKLGEQDMIRLMREKENAETIINSLHQEIQVMTRMHEQLREQMETKARQMEEHLSLRAKEAEFCLMQSKKKVEEVEAASQLKSQLWSKKANIFQSFMNNQKLCIKDIKISSQSIKQEMYALQMTWRDEISNIGHDLKGLVDAAENYHKVLAENQKLFNEVQELKGNIRVYCRVRPFLPGQDGKLTAIDYIGENGEILISNPSKQGKEGYRMFKFNKVFGTHASQAEVFSDIQPLIRSVLDGFNVCIFAYGQTGSGKTYTMSGPGTSRKDWGVNYRALNDLFDISLSRKNAFSYEVGVQMVEIYNEQVRDLLSNDIAQKRLGIWSTSQPNGLVVPDASLHPVKSTSDVLDLMEIGQSNRAVGSTALNERSSRSHSILTVHVRGLDMTNGSTSRGCLHLIDLAGSERVERSEATGDRLKEAQHINKSLSALGDVIFSLAQKNAHVPYRNSKLTQVLQSSLGGQAKTLMFVQINPDVESYSETISTLKFAERVSGVELGAAKSNREGKDIKELLEQVASLKDTIARKDMEIEQLQLLKSKSPSTLIDRNSSSLLRQSTSSTGLSSLPAATQQNQPLSGPAGSVEAEAEAEDNASDDGCSGGETECSAGGASETTAERTLKAPSRITRFFLTKNGQPSAARPKPREAVLKTPGSTKSTMVQAAGGSLAKPSKRR from the exons ATGGGGACCGTGAACGGCGAGTATGAGGACTTCGATGCGG CCAATCGGCGCGCTGAGGTGATAGATTGGCTCGGCGGATTACTGCCGAATTTTGATTTGCCGTTGGATTCTTCGGACGAGGAGCTGCGGGATTACCTCATTGACGGGGCGGCGCTATGCTATATTGCGGACAAGCTCATGCCCGGTGTTCTGGAG GGGATGTGGGGTGGTTATGCATCGGACCAACGGTCAAATGTCAAGAAGTTCCTCTCTGTTGTTGCAGAGATGGGGTTGCCAGGATTCAGCGTAAAGGATCTCGAGGAG GGATCAATGTCTTCTATAGTGGAATGTCTCTTAGCTATAAAGGACAGTGTGACTACACAATTGGGTGGACATATTTCTAACTGTGCTACTAAGACTCCAATCAGAAGGAAACTGGAGCTTCGAGAAACTGATGGACCTGTACTTTCAGTTGCCACACCAGGGAGAAGATCTCCTGGAGAGGAAAGAAGAAAGGGTTTCTGGGACCCCAAGTCCCAGCAAAGAAGCCCTCTTCTCTCAG GACAAATGGTCAACGAGGTTGTCCAATTTAAGCAAGGATCCTACATGGATCTTCCTGCTGCTAAGATCTCAGAGATGCTGCATTCAAATAGTTTAGAT AATGCCCCAACCCAGTCACTTCTTAGAGTCGTTAATGGCATTCTGGATGAAAGTATTGAGAGGAAAAGAGGAGAAATACCACAT CGTGTTGTTCATTTACTAAGGAACGTTATTCAGGAGATTGAGCACCGAATTTGCATTCAAGCAGATCACATTAGAAAC CAAAATAGCATCACCAAGACACGGGAGGATAAGTATCGTTCAAAAATTAAAGCACTTGAAACATTGGTAAATGGAACAAATGAAGAAAATGAG ATAGCAATAAATCGGCTTGAGGTAGTTAAG gTAGAGAAGACAAAAAttgatgagaaaagaaaactcGGAGAGCAAGACATGATTAGGCTGATGcgagaaaaggaaaatgcaGAGACTATAATCAATAGCCTACATCAAGAGATACAAGTCATGACTAGGATGCATGAACAACTCCGCGAGCAAATGGAAACAAAAGCTAGGCAGATGGAGGAACACTTAAGTCTAAGAGCTAAGGAGGCTGAATTCTGTCTTATGCAGTCAAAAAAGAAAGTTGAAGAAGTTGAGGCTGCTTCTCAACTAAAATCACAACTCTGGAGCAAGAAAGCAAACATTTTTCAGAGTTTTATGAATAACcagaaattgtgtattaag GATATAAAGATATCGTCACAGTCCATTAAGCAGGAAATGTATGCCCTTCAAATGACATGGAGAGATGAAATATCAAATATCG GACATGATCTAAAAGGTTTAGTAGATGCTGCTGAAAATTACCATAAGGTTCTTGCTGAAAACCAGAAGTTATTTAATGAAGTGCAGGAATTAAAAG GAAATATCAGAGTGTATTGCCGTGTCAGACCATTTCTCCCTGGTCAAGATGGGAAATTAACTGCAATTGATTATATTGGTGAAAACGGTGAGATTCTTATTTCAAACCCCTCCAAGCAAGGAAAGGAGGGGTATCGAATGTTCAAGTTTAACAAAGTGTTTGGTACACATGCTTCTCAAG CTGAAGTTTTCTCCGATATCCAGCCTTTGATTAGATCAGTTCTTGATGGATTCAATGTTTGCATTTTTGCATACGGACAGACTGGTTCAGGAAAAACATACACAATG AGTGGACCAGGGACATCAAGAAAAGATTGGGGTGTTAACTATCGTGCTTTAAATGATCTGTTTGATATCTCTCTAAGTAGGAAAAATGCATTCTCATATGAGGTGGGAGTGCAGATGGTTGAGATATACAATGAGCAAGTCCGTGATCTTCTATCAAATGACATTGCACAAAAAAG actTGGAATTTGGAGTACCTCTCAGCCTAATGGCCTTGTCGTCCCTGATGCAAGTTTACACCCTGTCAAATCAACATCAGATGTACTAGACTTGATGGAGATTGGACAGTCAAATAGAGCAGTTGGATCAACAGCTCTAAATGAAAGGAGCAGTCGGTCCCACAG CATTCTAACTGTGCATGTTAGAGGGCTGGACATGACGAATGGATCTACTTCTCGTGGATGCCTACATCTGATTGATCTTGCTGGTAGTGAGAGAGTTGAACGGTCCGAAGCAACTGGAGATAGATTGAAAGAAGCACAACATATTAACAAATCCCTCTCTGCTCTTGGAGATGTCATTTTCTCTTTGGCTCAGAAGAATGCCCATGTGCCCTACAGAAACAGCAAGCTGACTCAAGTTCTTCAGAGCTCTTTAG GTGGGCAAGCAAAGACACTAATGTTTGTTCAAATAAACCCTGATGTGGAATCGTATTCAGAAACCATAAGCACTTTAAAATTTGCTGAAAGGGTTTCTGGAGTCGAGTTAGGTGCTGCAAAAAGTAACAGAGAGGGAAAAGACATAAAAGAGCTGCTGGAACAG GTTGCATCTTTGAAAGATACAATTGCACGGAAAGATATGGAAATCGAACAACTTCAACTCCTTAAATCGAAATCTCCCAGTACATTGATAGACAGAAATAGTAGTAGCTTGCTCAGACAATCTACTTCCTCTACGGGATTGTCATCACTTCCTGCAGCAACTCAACAGAATCAACCACTATCAG GTCCTGCAGGATCGGttgaagctgaagctgaagctgaagacaATGCATCTGACGACGGCTGCTCCGGAGGAGAAACTGAGTGTTCCGCTGGTGGTGCTTCAGAAACGACAGCAGAACGAAC GCTTAAAGCCCCATCAAGAATAACCAGATTTTTTCTCACAAAAAATGGTCAGCCATCAGCTGCTAGACCAAAACCAAGGGAGGCTGTTCTGAAAACACCAG GTAGCACAAAATCAACTATGGTCCAGGCGGCAGGAGGATCCTTAGCCAAGCCTTCCAAAAGACGGTAG
- the LOC102709424 gene encoding golgin-84 → MASWLKVAEDLLEVVDRRAKIVATELSDEQSSPQPSGSNSQEGQAKKGKLREKGPLKLTAGDAGSRTPAQKERKSKQPPRERIKIEKIRPSTPVDSSSADASASKHDVASSDVKGLDDDTGAEKVEKAVVDLKNDAGADAIDTEVEVQSTAKTTDDAVLAVDAAADSGNSESAAESSVPSVPDESCEPSSSNQDIEIVSAVNLEKTSAMEVIQERNFKEVPGTQVSGNSQDSKREGLSDSPESTENQQEHKLDSGSVKDQDQLEEAQGLLKNVVKTGQSKEARLARVCAGLSSRLQEYKSENAQLEELLVQEREKCSSYEAHMKQLQQELSMSRVEGSRAESNMVDALTAKNAEIESLAKSLDSWKKKAAVSEEKLATLQEDMDGLKRNRELTETRVIQALREELAMVERRAEEERIAHNATKMAAVEREVELEHRAVEASNALARIQRAADQSSSRAMELEHKVAVLEVECASLQQELQEMEARNRRAQKKPSEEANQVIQMQAWQEEVERARQSQREAETKISSLEAELQKMRVEMAGMKRDAEHYSRQEHVELEKRYRELTDLLYHKQTQLESMASEKAALEFQLEKSIKQFHEVQMEAERSRVARRSASSWEEDADIKALEPLPLHHRHMVTANQQLQKAAKLLDSGAVRATRFLWRHPVARVSLLFYLVFVHLFLMYLLHRLQDFASREGLPLAMGELANSNLP, encoded by the exons ATGGCCTCGTGGCTCAAGGTTGCCGAAG ACTTGCTTGAAGTTGTCGACCGGAGGGCGAAGATTGTGGCTACCGAGTTGTCAGATGAACAGTCTAGCCCTCAGCCTTCAG GGTCAAACAGCCAAGAAGGTCAAGCGAAGAAAGGAAAGCTGCGAGAGAAG GGCCCATTGAAGCTCACAGCTGGGGATGCTGGTAGCAGGACACCTGCTcagaaggagaggaagagtAAGCAACCACCACGGGAACGGATTAAGATTGAGAAGATTAGGCCTTCGACACCTGTTGATTCATCAAGTGCTGATGCTAGTGCCAGTAAACATGATGTTGCCTCAAGTGATGTTAAGGGACTGGATGATGACACTGGAGCAGAGAAAGTAGAGAAGGCTGTCGTTGATCTTAAGAATGATGCAGGTGCAGATGCTATTGATACTGAGGTTGAAGTCCAATCAACGGCGAAAACCACTGATGATGCAGTCCTTGCCGTGGATGCTGCCGCAGATTCAGGAAATTCAGAGAGTGCTGCTGAAAGCTCTGTCCCTTCAGTTCCAGATGAAAGCTGTGAGCCAAGCAGCAGTAACCAGGATATTGAGATCGTTTCAGCTGTTAATTTGGAGAAAACCTCAGCTATGGAAGTTATCCAGGAGAGAAATTTCAAGGAAGTACCTGGTACACAAGTTTCTGGGAATTCCCAAGATTCCAAACGAGAGGGTTTGTCTGACTCACCAGAAAGTACAGAAAATCAACAGGAACATAAACTTGATTCTGGTTCTGTAAAAGATCAAGACCAGCTTGAGGAG GCTCAGGGTTTGTTAAAGAATGTTGTCAAAACTGGTCAGTCGAAAGAAGCTAGGTTAGCTCGG GTCTGCGCTGGACTTTCATCCCGCCTCCAGGAATATAAATCTGAGAATGCACAGCTAGAGGAACTTCTTGTTCAGGAG AGAGAGAAATGTAGCTCGTATGAAGCTCATATGAAGCAACTACAACAAGAACTGTCAATGTCCAGAGTGGAAGGTTCGCGAGCTGAATCTAACATGGTGGATGCTTTGACTGCAAAGAACGCTGAGATTGAGTCTCTAGCTAAGTCACTGGACTCTTGGAAGAAAAAGGCAGCAGTTTCAGAAGAAAAGCTCGCAACTTTACAG GAAGATATGGATGGTCTCAAGAGGAATCGTGAACTTACTGAAACTAGGGTCATCCAG GCTTTACGAGAGGAACTTGCGATGGTAGAGCGCAGGGCTGAGGAGGAGCGTATCGCACATAATGCTACAAAGAtg GCAGCTGTTGAGAGAGAAGTAGAATTAGAGCATCGAGCTGTTGAAGCATCAAATGCTCTTGCTAGAATCCAG AGAGCTGCTGATCAAAGTTCATCTAGAGCAATGGAATTGGAACACAAGGTGGCTGTGCTTGAG GTTGAATGTGCATCATTGCAACAAGAACTACAGGAGATGGAAGCTCGTAATCGCCGTGCTCAGAAAAAGCCTTCTGAAGAAGCTAATCAAGTTATCCAG aTGCAAGCATGGCAGGAGGAGGTTGAGCGTGCACGCCAAAGCCAAAGAGAGGCAGAAACCAAGATATCATCTTTGGAG GCTGAGTTACAGAAGATGAGAGTTGAAATGGCTGGGATGAAACGAGATGCAGAGCATTATTCCAGACAG GAGCACGTCGAACTAGAGAAGAGATATCGTGAGCTTACTGACTTGCTG TACCACAAGCAAACACAACTAGAATCCATGGCCAGTGAAAAAGCTGCACTTGAGTTTCAACTGGAGAAATCAATAAAACAGTTTCATGAAGTGCAG ATGGAAGCAGAAAGGAGTAGAGTTGCTCGCAGATCAGCATCATCATGGGAAGAAGACGCTGATATCAAGGCACTAGA GCCTCTTCCTCTACATCATCGACACATGGTAACAGCAAACCAGCAG TTACAAAAGGCTGCAAAGCTACTAGACTCAGGAGCTGTACGTGCGACTAGATTTTTGTGGCGACACCCAGTTGCTCGAGTCAGCCTGCTATTCTATCTG GTGTTTGTGCACTTATTCTTGATGTACTTGTTGCACCGCCTGCAG GATTTTGCATCCAGAGAAGGACTGCCGTTAGCCATGGGGGAGCTAGCCAATTCAAATTTGCCATAA